A region of the Anaerobiospirillum thomasii genome:
TTGTGCCTCAAGGGCAAAATCTCTTTGTCTTTGCAGCAGTGCCTGACGTACAGAAGCAATGGCGGCCACCTTGCTGGCATTGACTCCAGCCTCTTCAGTTCTGATGGCACTGCTGACGTCCTCGCCGTTTAATAAAACGTGCACGCCGTCATCTTTAACCTCAAAGCTTAAATTTAATACCAAAGCTTCCTGTACTAAAGAGTCCTCGTCAAAAAGAGCAAGTCCTGCCTTTCTTGCAGCATAAGCCAGCACTCTGTAGATAGCACCTGAATCTAAAAGATCAAAACCAAGCTGCTTTGACAGACGACGTGTAAGTTCACCCTTACCAGCACCGCCAGGTCCGTCTACTGTAATTACTATACTTTCTGCCACAATTAATTTCCTAAACTATAAAATTTAGCTATTATTGCATTATAGGAGACTATATACAAGCTTTTTTGCGCAAAATTGCAAGCCTAGGAACTTAAGCATTCAATGGAGCTGTTATATTGTTCATGCAGCGACAACTGCGTTAAACACCTGTATTTTAATGCGCTGCACGCTAAAATTAAAAACGTTACAATGGTAGACTGACTTTTAAGATATAGAGTGCTATATATTAAAAAAGCGGCAGACTCTTGTCTATGACATATTAGTATGACTCATTTTAGAGAAGATGCAGATCCATGTTAACAAAGATACAGTCTATATAGTTTTTGATATTGAGCTATTGATACAAATTTCTGTATTAAGCCCAAGCTCAATCAGCTTTAGCCTGCTTTGCAATATTGCCAAGTGATGCTATCTCACAGTATTTTCTACAAAAGCCAATACCTATACCATATACCTGTG
Encoded here:
- the cmk gene encoding (d)CMP kinase gives rise to the protein MVAESIVITVDGPGGAGKGELTRRLSKQLGFDLLDSGAIYRVLAYAARKAGLALFDEDSLVQEALVLNLSFEVKDDGVHVLLNGEDVSSAIRTEEAGVNASKVAAIASVRQALLQRQRDFALEAQNGLVADGRDMGTVVFPNAQVKIFLDASADVRARRRVLQLEKAGKDADFEQILKDIKDRDDRDRNRPVAPLVPAADALVIDSSDMSIEQVVEMAMAEIKRHI